A single window of Nicotiana sylvestris chromosome 5, ASM39365v2, whole genome shotgun sequence DNA harbors:
- the LOC104231997 gene encoding uncharacterized protein, with the protein MVGGGNRKDEQLVISNNNVFAALGTLRKKKKSDKGKSTEGSSSKNVKKQADKESEAVFWAPAPLTVKSWADVDDEDDDDYYATTAPPQAVWGADSAANEQHDKPKETVTLDVEESESEDEGVDEADDDNEEEHEQEPDVPEEKEPIVKKPAEIVAPKESERQLSKKELKKKELAELEAMLAEFGLNKTESNDDSQGAAQDKKVEKPNGEMAKKDDNTPGESKSAKKKKKKDKSSKESKEQHDQPNGVEAGNGTNETEKGEDASTSLVKDKIKKVASLKKKKSSKEVDAAAKAAASEAAARNARLAAAKKKEKSHYNQQPLR; encoded by the exons atggtgGGAGGTGGAAACAGGAAGGACGAACAGTTGGTGATAAGCAACAATAACGTATTTGCGGCACTTGGAAccctaaggaagaagaagaagtctGATAAGGGGAAGAGCACTGAGGGTTCATCTTCCAAAAATGTGAAGAAGCAGGCTGATAAGGAATCTGAGGCCGTTTTCTGGGCTCCGGCACCATTGACTGTGAAATCATGGGCAGATGttgatgatgaagacgatgatGATTATTACGCTACTACGGCCCCTCCCCAGGCTGTTTGGGGAGCGGATTCTGCTGCTAACGAACAGCATGACAAGCCAAAGGAAACTGTAACTCTTGATGTGGAG GAAAGTGAAAGTGAAGACGAAGGCGTCGATGAAGCAGATGATGATAATGAGGAAGAACATGAGCAAGAACCTGATGTTCCAGAGGAGAAAGAGCCAATTGTTAAGAAGCCTGCTGAAATAGTGGCACCCAAAGAGTCGGAAAGGCAGCTTTCAAAGAAGGAACTTAAGAAAAAGGAACTTGCTGAGCTTGAAGCTATGCTTGCTGAATTTGGATTAAACAAAACTGAGAGCAATGATGATTCACAAG GTGCTGCACAGGATAAGAAGGTGGAAAAACCCAATGGGGAGATGGCTAAGAAGGATGATAATACTCCCGGGGAGAGCAAGAgtgcaaagaagaagaagaagaaggataaaTCATCAAAGGAGTCTAAGGAGCAACATGATCAACCCAATGGTGTTGAGGCTGGAAATGGGACCAATGAGACCGAGAAGGGAGAAGATGCATCTACTTCTCTTGTGAAGGACAAGATAAAGAAAGTGGCATCTCTCAAGAAGAAAAAATCAAGCAAGGAGGTAGATGCTGCCGCCAAAGCTGCGGCTAGTGAGGCTGCAGCAAGGAATGCAAGGCTGGCTGCTGcaaagaaaaaggagaagagcCATTACAACCAGCAGCCCCTGCGGTGA
- the LOC104231996 gene encoding glucan endo-1,3-beta-glucosidase 8-like encodes MSLLSVGIVVFMTMVWKCLSVGVNWGTMASHQLAAESVVKMIKENGFDKVKLFEPDDKIMSALIGSDIEVMLAIPNYMLQQMSTDPGVAAAWIDANVSTYSYTRGVKIRYVAVGNEPFLQTYNGTYLHYTLPALRNVQEAINHAGLGPEVKATVPLNADIYYSPDSNPVPSAGDFRPQVRDLAIQIVQYLYSNDAPFVVNIYPFLSLDDNDYFPLEYAFFNGSNIYIKDGDHLYTNVFDANFDTLAWSLKKAGFPDMKIIVGEVGWPTDGDKYANIENAKRFNQGLIQHALSGEGTPVRKGKIDVYLFSLIDENTKSIAPGSFERHWGIFEFDGKPKYELDDIKRLAAVEGVNYMHKRWCILKPHHHLKDAQDLLAKSIDYACSLSDCTALGYGSSCNHLTAQGNASYAFNMYYQFKSQNSGDCDFHGLATLTHNDPSDDKCHFPLMIADGRRVMLLHKNFVYIILAFLQGFLVILLLVS; translated from the coding sequence ATGAGTTTGTTGAGCGTGGGAATTGTAGTGTTTATGACGATGGTGTGGAAATGTTTGAGCGTGGGAGTGAACTGGGGTACTATGGCATCACATCAATTGGCAGCAGAGAGTGTGGTGAAGATGATTAAAGAAAACGGTTTTGATAAAGTAAAACTGTTTGAGCCAGATGACAAGATTATGAGTGCTTTGATTGGTAGTGATATTGAAGTCATGCTTGCAATTCCTAACTACATGTTGCAACAGATGAGCACTGACCCTGGTGTTGCTGCTGCTTGGATTGATGCCAATGTCTCTACTTATTCTTACACTCGCGGTGTCAAAATCAGGTATGTCGCTGTAGGGAATGAGCCCTTCCTTCAAACATACAACGGCACTTATCTCCACTACACCTTACCAGCTCTCAGAAATGTTCAAGAAGCCATCAACCATGCTGGACTAGGTCCTGAGGTTAAAGCAACCGTCCCCCTAAATGCTGACATTTACTACTCCCCTGACTCGAATCCTGTCCCTTCAGCTGGTGATTTCAGGCCACAAGTACGCGATTTAGCCATTCAAATTGTCCAATATCTCTACTCAAATGATGCACCCTTTGTCGTTAACATCTATCCTTTCCTTAGTCTCGACGATAACGATTACTTTCCATTAGAATATGCCTTCTTTAATGgatcaaatatatatattaagGATGGTGATCATCTTTATACTAATGTGTTTGATGCCAATTTTGATACTCTTGCCTGGTCTTTGAAAAAAGCTGGCTTTCCTGACATGAAAATCATAGTTGGAGAAGTAGGATGGCCAACAGACGGCGATAAATATGCAAATATTGAAAATGCCAAGAGATTTAACCAAGGGCTGATTCAGCATGCTCTAAGTGGAGAAGGAACCCCTGTGAGAAAGGGGAAAATAGACGTTTACTTGTTCAGCCTGATTGATGAGAATACGAAAAGCATTGCCCCTGGTAGCTTTGAGAGGCATTGGGGAATTTTTGAGTTTGATGGAAAGCCAAAATACGAGCTCGACGATATTAAAAGACTAGCTGCAGTAGAAGGTGTGAATTATATGCATAAAAGGTGGTGTATACTAAAGCCTCATCACCACCTAAAAGATGCACAAGACTTGTTGGCAAAGAGTATAGATTACGCGTGCAGTCTTTCAGATTGCACTGCTTTGGGCTATGGTTCTTCCTGCAATCATCTCACTGCACAAGGGAATGCTTCCTATGCTTTTAATATGTATTATCAATTCAAAAGTCAGAACAGTGGGGACTGTGACTTCCATGGCTTGGCTACGTTAACTCATAACGATCCATCTGATGATAAGTGCCACTTTCCCTTGATGATTGCTGATGGTCGTAGAGTAATGCTGTTGCACAAGAATTTTGTGTATATCATACTTGCTTTTCTCCAGGGATTTCTAGTCATTTTGCTGCTTGTTTCCTAG
- the LOC104231995 gene encoding tRNA (guanine(37)-N1)-methyltransferase 2 — MVELEKSKFDMHLKLWALRIPREHCKAAMRILHGHLFDRPRLKPITEDPTNEKTRFMIFSEKVKRPDLSDIPAQKLAELKGLCQFEVAPYLLTLGYSYWSADHILKQILPPGLEVPSSFETIGHIAHLNITDELLPYKDIIGKVIYDKNYPRIQTVVNKVGTITNEFRVPKFEILAGKDDMVTEVKQYGSTFKLDYSLVYWNSRLEHEHLRLVSQFQAGETICDMFAGIGPFAIPAAQKECVVYANDLNPDSICYLKINAEINKVDHLVYPYNMDARKFISQLMAVPCNGSNAKADFSERPSGQADGETLSKDYEVKEVQEKTSCNIAGPDDSSMVAAVSVTSVKRRSESSQEEGEGRSAVNDGVSVTGRKKRGPNKRMKGSESLNTKPWEHVDHVIMNLPASALEFLDAFRGLIRRRYWKGSLPWIHCYCFMRASETEDYIISVAESALGARIQSSVFHRVRDVAPNKAMFCLSFRLPEETCIDD; from the exons ATGGTGGAATTGGAGAAGAGCAAGTTCGACATGCACCTGAAACTATGGGCACTTAGGATTCCTCGGGAGCATTGCAAGGCTGCCATGAGAATACTCCATGG GCATTTATTTGACAGGCCACGCTTAAAGCCTATCACTGAGGATCCAACAAATGAAAAAACCCGGTTCATGATTTTCTCTGAAAAAGTCAAAAGACCAG ACTTATCTGATATTCCTGCTCAAAAGCTTGCTGAACTAAAAGGCCTGTGTCAGTTTGAAGTTGCTCCCTATTTGCTGACACTTGGTTATTCTTATTGGAGTGCAG ACCATATATTAAAGCAGATTCTTCCCCCTGGCCTTGAAGTACCATCATCATTTGAGACAATAG GTCACATTGCTCATTTAAATATAACTGATGAGCTTCTTCCTTACAAGGACATAATCGGCAAAGTTATTTATGAT AAAAACTACCCCAGGATCCAGACAGTTGTGAATAAAGTTGGAACAATTACCAATGAATTTCGTGTGCCAAAATTTGAGATACTGGCTGGGAAAGATGATATGGTCACAGAAGTGAAGCAATATGGTTCAACTTTCAAGCTTGATTATAGCTTGGTGTATTGGAATTCTAGATTGGAACATGAGCATTTAAGGCTTGTCTCACAGTTCCAGGCAGGGGAGACCATATGTGATATGTTTGCTGGCATTGGTCCTTTTGCTATACCAGCAGCGCAGAAAGAATGCGTAGTGTATGCAAATGATTTGAACCCAGATAGCATTTGTTATCTGAAAATTAATGCCGAAATCAACAAGGTTGATCATCTAGTCTACCCATACAATATGGATGCAAGGAAATTTATTTCTCAACTCATGGCCGTACCCTGTAACGGAAGCAATGCCAAAGCTGATTTCTCTGAGAGACCCAGTGGCCAAGCAGATGGGGAGACACTATCTAAAGACT ATGAGGTCAAAGAAGTACAAGAGAAAACTTCATGCAACATTGCAGGACCTGATGATTCATCTATGGTGGCAGCTGTGAGTGTAACTTCTGTGAAAAGACGTTCTGAGAGTTCTCAAGAAG AGGGAGAAGGCAGATCTGCTGTCAATGATGGTGTTTCTGTTACTGGTAGGAAAAAAAGAGGACCAAATAAGAGAATGAAGGGTTCTGAGTCATTGAATACGAAGCCCTGGGAGCATGTGGATCATGTGATCATGAACCTACCAGCTTCTGCTCTGGAGTTTCTTG ATGCCTTTAGAGGCCTTATCAGAAGGAGATATTGGAAGGGATCTTTACCCTGGATTCATTGCTATTGCTTCATGCGGGCAAGCGAAACAGAAGACTACATAATTTCG GTTGCAGAGTCTGCCCTGGGAGCCAGAATACAAAGCTCTGTATTTCACAGGGTTAGAGATGTTGCTCCAAATAAG GCTATGTTTTGTTTAAGCTTCAGATTACCCGAAGAAACGTGCATTGATGATTAA